From Nilaparvata lugens isolate BPH chromosome 7, ASM1435652v1, whole genome shotgun sequence, one genomic window encodes:
- the LOC120352269 gene encoding uncharacterized protein LOC120352269 has product MYRWKRKRRKYSTNLRRSTSVGRMTPLRYHIGDALFVELPRVRLDGGAKAFRQRWGYEGGNAPAAPPLMEEDEGNEEAEEEGETVSLREEVFLPSSPLDTSYEKGCKISLIR; this is encoded by the exons ATGTACAGGTGGAAGCGAAAACGGCGTAAATACAGCACAAATTTGAGGCGATCTACAAGTGTGGGTCGGATGACACCTTTACGGTATCAT ATCGGCGATGCCCTATTCGTGGAACTACCCCGGGTACGGCTCGACGGGGGTGCCAAGGCCTTCAGACAGCGCTGGGGCTACGAGGGGGGCAATGCCCCTGCTGCGCCCCCCCtaatggaggaggatgagggcAATGAGGAGgcagaggaggagggggagaccGTGTCGCTCAGGGAGGAGGTTTTTCTGCCATCGTCGCCATTAG acacat CCTA TGAGAAGGGATGTAAGATATCGCTTATCagatag